The following are encoded in a window of Risungbinella massiliensis genomic DNA:
- the pssA gene encoding CDP-diacylglycerol--serine O-phosphatidyltransferase, translating into MLARALPSIFTVGNLFLGIMAIILAVRDRWDYAAIMVIIGMLLDGLDGRVARMLKTESEFGKELDSLSDVISFGVAPAIIVYVAAFENMGPEGWFLTAIFPICGALRLARFNVVPSEPGYFTGLPITAAGGILATMALYNTRIGMYGLIFGTLFLSYLMISQIKYPAFKRMKITKSVYWIAGLFVIVVGVAAIYFPQEMPKVMFIPLVLYALYGLKNSLNRKRSSEATEEPAEELK; encoded by the coding sequence ATGCTTGCAAGAGCGCTACCTAGTATTTTTACTGTCGGGAATCTATTCTTAGGGATTATGGCTATCATACTTGCTGTCCGCGATCGTTGGGACTATGCTGCGATCATGGTAATTATCGGGATGTTGTTAGATGGTCTTGATGGCAGAGTAGCTCGTATGTTAAAAACGGAAAGTGAATTTGGGAAAGAACTGGACTCTCTATCGGATGTTATCTCCTTTGGAGTTGCTCCTGCTATTATTGTTTATGTTGCGGCGTTTGAAAACATGGGGCCAGAAGGATGGTTCTTAACGGCTATTTTTCCTATATGTGGAGCTTTGCGGTTGGCGAGATTTAACGTAGTACCAAGTGAACCTGGCTATTTTACAGGTTTGCCGATCACGGCAGCTGGCGGGATTTTAGCAACAATGGCTTTATATAATACACGAATTGGAATGTATGGCCTTATTTTTGGTACATTATTTTTATCCTATCTTATGATTAGTCAAATTAAATACCCAGCGTTTAAACGCATGAAAATTACAAAGAGTGTTTATTGGATAGCTGGATTGTTTGTGATCGTGGTTGGAGTTGCTGCGATCTACTTCCCACAAGAAATGCCCAAAGTGATGTTTATTCCACTGGTTTTATATGCCTTGTACGGTTTGAAAAACTCATTGAATCGAAAGAGAAGCTCGGAAGCGACAGAAGAACCAGCAGAAGAACTTAAGTAA
- a CDS encoding CarD family transcriptional regulator, with the protein MDHLFSIGDKVVYPMHGAGVIESIEEKEILGERQQYYVMRMPIGEMKVMVPLKAVSNLGLREVVDEPTVLEVLDRMRQSEMEDSTNWNRRYRANMDKMKSGDIYEVADVVCSLMLRDEEKGLSTGERKMLDNAKLILVSELALARDLEEQEAYNLIDAIISTST; encoded by the coding sequence GTGGATCATTTGTTCAGTATTGGCGACAAGGTGGTTTACCCTATGCATGGGGCGGGCGTGATTGAGTCGATTGAAGAGAAAGAGATTCTCGGGGAGCGGCAGCAATATTACGTAATGCGAATGCCGATTGGAGAAATGAAAGTAATGGTACCGTTAAAGGCCGTTAGCAATCTTGGTCTGCGGGAAGTTGTGGATGAACCGACTGTGCTCGAAGTGTTAGATCGGATGCGTCAGTCGGAAATGGAGGATTCTACCAATTGGAATCGTCGCTATCGTGCCAATATGGACAAAATGAAGAGCGGGGATATCTATGAAGTGGCTGATGTAGTATGCTCTTTGATGTTGCGCGATGAAGAGAAAGGTCTCTCTACAGGAGAGCGAAAGATGCTAGATAATGCCAAACTAATCTTAGTAAGTGAACTTGCCCTGGCTCGGGATCTAGAAGAGCAAGAGGCATACAATCTAATAGATGCAATTATTTCCACTAGCACCTGA